A genomic region of Alicyclobacillus sp. SO9 contains the following coding sequences:
- a CDS encoding alpha/beta-type small acid-soluble spore protein, which translates to MAEGQKSNTPIYPGALKALEQFKYEVASELGINPPQDGYWGTMTTRDTGSIGGNMTRKLVALAEQQLSNRGSY; encoded by the coding sequence ATGGCAGAAGGACAGAAAAGCAACACTCCGATTTATCCAGGCGCCCTGAAAGCCTTGGAGCAATTCAAGTATGAAGTTGCCTCAGAGCTTGGCATCAATCCTCCACAGGATGGATACTGGGGAACGATGACCACGCGAGATACTGGATCCATTGGTGGTAACATGACTCGGAAATTGGTGGCGCTGGCTGAACAGCAGCTTTCCAACCGCGGCAGTTACTAA
- the asd gene encoding archaetidylserine decarboxylase (Phosphatidylserine decarboxylase is synthesized as a single chain precursor. Generation of the pyruvoyl active site from a Ser is coupled to cleavage of a Gly-Ser bond between the larger (beta) and smaller (alpha chains). It is an integral membrane protein.), producing the protein MRLSKTLLYAMPKRTLTAAVGAFSRRPASRHVIPLYAKFYHINTNESEQDVSEYTSLASFFSRRLHQGARPVSHQGIVSPVDGTVQGHGEIRQQELLQAKGSHYTVEALLGDKKDAEKFIGGQYVTLYLSPRDYHRIHMPIAGVLKRWRYIPGKLYPVNALGVRHIHGLFTKNERLVTFADACQGQFAVVKIGATIVGSIRTPYGPSYKGAFVRTRRTYSEGTVASSLSAGAELGYFEFGSTVILLFSKDMGVELNVSTNQFVLMGSKIGNCEKDYSGFRE; encoded by the coding sequence TTGAGATTATCGAAAACGTTACTTTACGCAATGCCCAAGCGGACCCTGACCGCTGCAGTTGGAGCCTTTTCAAGGAGACCTGCAAGTCGGCATGTCATTCCCCTATATGCAAAATTTTATCACATCAATACGAACGAATCGGAACAGGATGTCTCCGAGTACACGTCATTGGCTTCCTTCTTTAGCCGTCGGTTACACCAGGGAGCACGTCCGGTGTCACACCAAGGCATTGTTTCTCCCGTGGATGGTACGGTACAGGGCCACGGGGAGATTCGTCAGCAGGAGTTGCTTCAAGCCAAAGGCTCTCACTACACTGTGGAAGCCTTGCTTGGCGACAAGAAAGATGCGGAAAAATTTATTGGAGGACAGTATGTAACGTTGTATCTGAGTCCTCGTGATTACCATCGGATTCACATGCCGATAGCCGGAGTCTTAAAGCGCTGGCGTTACATCCCCGGAAAGCTGTACCCAGTAAATGCCCTTGGCGTACGGCACATACACGGGTTGTTCACCAAGAACGAGCGCCTCGTTACCTTTGCCGACGCTTGTCAGGGCCAGTTTGCCGTTGTCAAAATAGGAGCCACCATCGTGGGCAGTATTAGAACACCCTATGGACCAAGCTATAAGGGAGCTTTTGTCCGTACGAGAAGGACGTATTCCGAAGGTACTGTAGCCTCAAGCCTCAGTGCGGGAGCAGAGCTTGGATACTTTGAATTTGGTTCAACGGTTATCCTCTTGTTTTCAAAAGACATGGGGGTTGAGCTAAATGTGTCGACAAATCAATTCGTTTTAATGGGCAGTAAAATTGGAAATTGTGAAAAGGATTATTCTGGATTTCGAGAATAA
- a CDS encoding NAD-dependent epimerase/dehydratase family protein produces MRILVAGGDGFCGWPTALYFSERGHEVAIVDNMIRRQWDEELGSNSLTPIYSMEDRINAWEDKSGKAMKLYEGDLTEYEFVHSFMQDFKPEAFIHYAEQRSAPYSMIDREHAVFTQMNNVVGTLNVLYAIKEIVPDCHLIKLGTMGEYGTPNIDIEEGYIKIEHNGREDVLPYPKQPFSFYHLSKVHDSHNIMFTCKSWGIRATDLNQGVVYGLWTDETKLDEKLYNRVDYDGVFGTALNRFCIQAAVGHDLTVYGKGGQTRAFLDIRDTLQCVELATLNPADRGEFRVFNQFTEQFSVLELAERVKRVAEEQLGLTVNIAHLENPRVEKEQHYYKAVNSNLVDLGLKPHFLSDELIADLIKTAQRYQDRVKTSVIAPSTTWR; encoded by the coding sequence ATGAGAATTTTGGTTGCTGGCGGTGACGGTTTCTGTGGATGGCCCACTGCTCTGTATTTTTCCGAACGCGGGCATGAGGTGGCTATCGTGGATAACATGATCCGCCGTCAGTGGGATGAAGAGTTGGGTAGCAACTCGCTCACTCCGATTTATTCTATGGAGGACAGGATTAATGCTTGGGAAGACAAATCAGGGAAGGCCATGAAGCTTTATGAAGGGGACCTTACCGAATACGAATTTGTCCATTCTTTTATGCAGGACTTCAAACCCGAAGCATTTATTCACTATGCTGAGCAACGTTCAGCGCCTTACTCCATGATTGATCGCGAACATGCGGTCTTTACTCAGATGAACAATGTGGTAGGCACCTTGAATGTGCTGTATGCCATTAAAGAGATTGTCCCTGACTGCCATCTGATTAAGTTGGGTACAATGGGTGAATATGGGACACCGAATATCGATATTGAAGAAGGCTATATCAAAATTGAACACAACGGCAGAGAGGATGTACTTCCTTATCCCAAACAACCGTTTTCGTTCTACCATTTGTCCAAGGTTCACGACAGCCACAACATCATGTTTACCTGCAAATCTTGGGGCATTCGCGCCACGGATTTAAATCAGGGTGTTGTGTACGGTTTGTGGACAGATGAAACTAAGCTGGACGAGAAACTATATAACCGTGTAGACTACGATGGGGTGTTTGGAACTGCCCTGAACCGCTTCTGTATTCAAGCGGCCGTGGGCCACGACTTGACTGTCTATGGAAAGGGAGGACAAACCCGCGCTTTCTTAGACATTCGAGACACACTGCAGTGTGTGGAACTGGCGACATTGAATCCTGCCGATCGCGGTGAGTTCCGCGTGTTCAACCAGTTCACTGAACAGTTCTCTGTGCTGGAGCTGGCCGAGCGCGTTAAGCGTGTTGCCGAAGAACAACTGGGCTTGACTGTCAACATTGCGCACCTGGAGAATCCACGCGTGGAAAAGGAACAACATTACTATAAGGCGGTTAATTCCAATTTGGTGGATTTGGGACTTAAACCTCATTTCCTATCAGATGAATTAATTGCTGACTTAATTAAAACCGCACAGCGGTACCAAGACAGAGTTAAAACAAGTGTGATTGCACCAAGCACAACTTGGAGGTAG
- a CDS encoding glycosyltransferase family 1 protein — translation MRIAMFTETFLPGTDGIVTRLCATLKHLEEEGHEVLLFAPAGAPSEYASAKVIGVPAFRFFLYPEKKFAMPWGGFAKQIREFQPDFIHTINPAFVGLSAIYYAKRFRLPLVASYHTNVPAYARHYHLNWLEPALWWYFRTLHRQSQINLCTSRATMRELEQHGFENLGLWERGVDVQLYSSARPSDAMRQRLAPSAGPTDKILLYVGRLATEKNLEGLRPGLERMPNVHLAIVGDGPHRQGLERVFSGTHTVFTGYMHGEELAQAYASADGFVFPSTTETLGLVLFEAMASGLPIMAANSAPTQEVLEHGKAGLIFDADDIESMVATMDELLFNEERRAVLNQRAQEIAQDLDWSGPTEQLLHHYERLYAESVKLQSTPIRGSR, via the coding sequence ATGCGGATTGCCATGTTTACAGAAACCTTTTTACCGGGAACCGATGGGATTGTAACTCGTTTGTGTGCTACGCTAAAACACTTGGAGGAAGAAGGACATGAGGTCCTGTTATTTGCGCCTGCAGGGGCTCCAAGCGAATACGCTTCGGCAAAGGTGATTGGTGTACCGGCTTTCCGTTTCTTTCTCTATCCTGAAAAGAAATTTGCAATGCCGTGGGGTGGCTTTGCGAAGCAAATTCGAGAGTTTCAACCTGACTTTATCCACACGATAAACCCTGCATTTGTGGGATTGTCAGCTATCTATTATGCAAAGCGGTTTCGACTGCCCTTGGTGGCGTCCTACCACACCAACGTTCCAGCCTATGCCAGGCACTACCACCTGAATTGGCTGGAACCCGCTTTGTGGTGGTACTTTCGAACGTTGCACCGGCAGTCACAAATAAATTTATGTACGTCGCGAGCAACCATGCGTGAATTGGAGCAACACGGATTTGAAAATTTGGGCCTGTGGGAACGCGGTGTGGACGTACAATTGTACTCCAGTGCCCGCCCGAGTGACGCAATGCGGCAGCGTCTCGCACCGTCTGCAGGACCGACAGATAAAATTCTTTTATACGTCGGACGCTTGGCCACAGAGAAAAACCTGGAGGGATTGCGTCCGGGTCTGGAACGCATGCCGAATGTTCATTTGGCGATTGTAGGTGACGGACCGCATAGACAGGGTTTGGAACGCGTCTTCAGTGGAACGCATACAGTGTTCACAGGTTACATGCATGGAGAAGAACTGGCACAGGCATACGCTTCAGCAGATGGATTCGTATTTCCGTCTACGACTGAAACCTTAGGCCTCGTGTTGTTTGAAGCCATGGCCAGCGGACTGCCGATTATGGCAGCGAATAGTGCGCCGACGCAGGAAGTTTTGGAACACGGGAAAGCTGGGCTCATTTTTGACGCCGATGATATTGAATCCATGGTCGCTACGATGGACGAGTTGCTGTTTAATGAGGAACGCCGAGCTGTCTTGAATCAGCGGGCACAGGAAATTGCCCAGGATTTGGATTGGAGTGGACCGACCGAACAATTGCTGCACCACTATGAGCGGCTGTACGCCGAATCTGTGAAGCTTCAGTCCACGCCAATACGCGGGTCACGGTAG
- a CDS encoding GtrA family protein, whose product MQTSEVQYTGVFRHSIKRYTKFLLVGAANAFVDLLVLNVLMLLTPNATAVEILVYNTIAVMCAIANSYFWNRRWTFADTTDGSVRERLLFFFQALINIGLNDVIVVLLSTYLIFSKSVPVFVSSNAAKGLAMFLSSSVSYLFMRLFVFRSSKR is encoded by the coding sequence TTGCAAACCTCAGAAGTGCAGTATACTGGTGTTTTTAGGCATTCCATCAAACGCTATACGAAGTTTTTGCTTGTAGGAGCGGCAAACGCGTTTGTAGATTTGCTTGTCTTGAATGTTCTTATGCTGTTGACGCCAAATGCAACCGCGGTTGAGATTTTGGTGTACAACACGATTGCGGTTATGTGTGCGATTGCAAACAGCTACTTTTGGAATCGGCGCTGGACTTTTGCAGATACGACGGACGGAAGTGTCAGGGAGCGGTTGCTGTTCTTCTTTCAGGCCCTCATCAACATTGGACTGAACGACGTCATTGTAGTTTTGCTGTCCACTTACCTGATTTTTAGCAAATCTGTCCCTGTCTTTGTCAGCAGCAATGCTGCAAAAGGTCTTGCGATGTTTTTGTCCTCTTCCGTCAGTTACCTGTTTATGCGCTTGTTTGTCTTTCGCTCTAGCAAGCGGTGA
- a CDS encoding HPP family protein, with protein MFIKNYMTDKSELTVVRPTDSVQSVLQRMEGHLSVPCADDDNKFVGIVSKRTIFEAFEESFDSGITYESFLTQAIKPAVDTTIPALSVSNYFEHTIDVIIRYPFVPVVDGNQFLGIVKRGDINRALEIAFATNVESQRLLLGMAEIEGALHQLFRVTHRLGINVITAIPFDAGPNMLNRRLILRIEPTQNLHTLIADLEKAGFYVVDSGN; from the coding sequence GTGTTTATTAAAAACTACATGACGGATAAATCAGAACTAACGGTGGTACGTCCGACAGATTCTGTTCAGTCGGTGCTTCAGAGAATGGAGGGACACTTAAGCGTACCATGTGCAGATGACGACAACAAGTTTGTCGGAATAGTGAGTAAAAGGACTATTTTTGAAGCATTTGAGGAGTCTTTTGACAGTGGCATTACATATGAATCATTTTTGACTCAGGCCATTAAACCAGCCGTTGATACGACGATTCCTGCTCTTAGTGTTTCTAACTACTTTGAACATACCATTGACGTCATTATTCGGTATCCTTTTGTGCCTGTGGTAGACGGCAATCAATTTTTGGGAATTGTAAAACGGGGAGACATCAACAGAGCCCTGGAAATCGCATTCGCTACCAATGTTGAGTCCCAGCGTTTATTGCTCGGAATGGCTGAAATTGAAGGAGCATTGCACCAACTCTTCCGTGTTACGCACCGGCTGGGGATTAATGTCATTACGGCAATCCCGTTTGACGCTGGTCCTAACATGCTGAACCGGCGCCTTATTTTGAGAATTGAGCCAACCCAGAACCTGCACACCTTGATTGCTGACCTGGAAAAGGCGGGTTTTTATGTAGTCGATTCAGGAAATTAA
- the rsmD gene encoding 16S rRNA (guanine(966)-N(2))-methyltransferase RsmD yields the protein MRIISGEWKGLRLQGPKGAQVRPTTDRVKEAMFNLMGSVHETLPVVDLFAGSGGLGLEALSRGAAHAVFVDKSGLSLKVLKENISRCGAESRSSVRRMDWKEALSQLRTEHKRLGWVFVDPPYRMDLWESVLEFLQELGFEMVNGIVCEHGRQYQLPQVKGVYEMFKQRAYGDIVLTLYRERN from the coding sequence TTGAGAATTATATCCGGTGAGTGGAAAGGGCTTAGATTGCAAGGCCCAAAAGGTGCACAAGTTCGCCCCACAACTGACCGCGTAAAAGAGGCAATGTTTAACTTGATGGGCAGTGTTCATGAGACTTTACCCGTCGTAGACTTGTTTGCGGGTTCTGGCGGGCTTGGGCTTGAAGCATTAAGCCGAGGGGCGGCGCATGCGGTCTTTGTCGATAAGAGCGGCCTTTCTTTAAAGGTACTGAAGGAGAACATTAGTCGATGTGGCGCAGAGTCCAGGAGTTCTGTCCGAAGGATGGACTGGAAAGAGGCTCTGTCCCAATTGCGAACGGAACACAAGCGACTTGGGTGGGTTTTTGTCGACCCGCCGTACCGGATGGATTTGTGGGAGTCAGTGCTGGAGTTCCTTCAAGAGCTCGGATTTGAAATGGTCAATGGAATCGTATGTGAGCACGGACGTCAATACCAGTTGCCACAGGTAAAAGGCGTCTATGAGATGTTTAAACAAAGGGCATACGGCGACATTGTTTTGACTCTTTACCGTGAGCGGAACTAG
- the coaD gene encoding pantetheine-phosphate adenylyltransferase: MRIAIYPGSFDPITYGHLDIVKRAAKLFDKVIVAVLNNLDKKPVFTTHERIDLIGDAVSQIDGVSADSFDGLLVDYVRSKGADAVIRGLRGISDFESEFRMAQMNRKLDEGIITVFLPSDAGNSYVSSSLIKQIAAYGGDLSEFVPVQVAAALRDKFRGH; the protein is encoded by the coding sequence ATGAGGATTGCCATTTATCCAGGGAGTTTTGACCCAATTACATACGGACATTTAGACATTGTAAAACGGGCTGCAAAGTTGTTTGATAAAGTGATTGTGGCTGTTTTAAACAATCTTGATAAAAAGCCTGTTTTTACAACGCATGAGCGCATAGATTTGATAGGTGACGCTGTGTCGCAAATTGACGGTGTCAGTGCTGACAGTTTTGACGGTTTGCTTGTGGATTATGTGCGGTCTAAGGGTGCGGATGCAGTGATTCGCGGTCTCAGGGGAATTTCGGACTTTGAGAGTGAGTTTAGAATGGCACAGATGAACCGCAAACTCGACGAAGGAATCATTACTGTGTTTTTACCCAGCGATGCTGGCAATTCTTATGTGAGTTCTTCGCTAATTAAGCAAATTGCAGCTTATGGAGGAGATTTGTCAGAGTTCGTACCTGTACAAGTGGCGGCTGCACTACGAGATAAGTTCAGAGGGCACTAA
- a CDS encoding patatin-like phospholipase family protein has product MTQRRVGVALGSGGAKGFAHVGVLKALQEYHVNIDVVAGASMGSLIGAFYATGMTVDFMERLAYTLRWRHWVDLTVPKVGLIAGDKLHAMVKLLTRSLTIEESPMPYAAVATELVGKQLTVFRTGLMADAVRASTAIPGVFVPFAKGDNIYVDGGVMEPVPVQAARDLGAEVVIGVDVSAPARGIPPSNMMEVILHSLEIMQEQVRVSDEATVMIVPDLQNVGSSQFHRAKEAVAAGYTAAVNAMDDILAAVSEHQSSDAAGV; this is encoded by the coding sequence GTGACACAGAGGAGAGTTGGAGTTGCACTCGGTTCAGGCGGAGCCAAAGGATTCGCACACGTAGGTGTGCTAAAGGCGCTTCAGGAATATCACGTGAACATTGATGTGGTTGCAGGCGCCAGTATGGGGAGTTTAATTGGAGCATTTTACGCCACCGGCATGACAGTCGACTTCATGGAGCGCTTGGCGTATACGCTTCGTTGGAGACACTGGGTCGATCTTACGGTTCCGAAAGTTGGTTTGATTGCAGGCGATAAGTTGCATGCTATGGTCAAGTTGTTGACCCGAAGCCTAACCATTGAAGAATCTCCGATGCCTTATGCAGCCGTAGCTACAGAATTGGTTGGAAAACAGCTAACGGTGTTTCGCACAGGTTTGATGGCAGATGCTGTGCGGGCCAGTACGGCAATTCCTGGAGTCTTTGTTCCTTTTGCCAAGGGTGACAACATCTATGTCGATGGCGGAGTGATGGAACCAGTCCCTGTGCAGGCAGCGAGGGACCTCGGGGCTGAGGTGGTAATTGGTGTGGATGTTTCAGCACCGGCCCGCGGCATCCCTCCATCAAATATGATGGAGGTTATTCTTCACTCTTTGGAAATCATGCAGGAGCAAGTCCGCGTCAGTGATGAAGCGACGGTCATGATTGTCCCGGACTTGCAAAACGTGGGCTCGTCTCAGTTCCACCGTGCGAAGGAGGCAGTTGCTGCCGGTTATACGGCTGCTGTCAACGCAATGGATGATATCTTGGCCGCAGTGTCTGAGCACCAGTCGTCCGATGCTGCTGGAGTATAG
- a CDS encoding DUF177 domain-containing protein: MLFDIDEVLRTGAVEKTAQLDCDSIASENVQVKDIDKVEVQLRAFADGDVCITNSHVQTTVRYICSRCLSQFKEPLATDFQELFTRTQAAADEAEEIHFVKQGEVLLDPYVEQAINLVLKLKPLCTSDCKGLCPECGTNLNEHTCNCTVETIDPRLEVLKGLLSGDESE, from the coding sequence GTGTTGTTCGATATTGATGAAGTGTTAAGGACAGGGGCTGTGGAGAAAACAGCACAATTGGACTGTGATTCCATTGCAAGCGAAAATGTTCAGGTAAAGGATATCGATAAAGTGGAGGTACAGCTTCGAGCCTTTGCAGATGGAGACGTGTGTATCACCAACAGTCATGTACAGACAACAGTCCGTTATATCTGTTCTCGGTGTCTCTCTCAGTTTAAAGAGCCTTTGGCCACAGATTTTCAGGAGCTGTTCACGCGAACTCAGGCCGCAGCGGATGAAGCAGAGGAGATCCACTTTGTCAAACAGGGCGAGGTTTTATTAGACCCATATGTGGAGCAAGCGATTAATCTTGTATTAAAGCTAAAGCCATTGTGTACAAGCGACTGTAAAGGTCTCTGCCCGGAATGCGGCACAAACCTCAATGAACACACCTGCAATTGTACGGTAGAAACCATTGATCCGCGTTTGGAAGTGCTAAAGGGGTTGCTTTCTGGGGACGAATCGGAGTAA
- the rpmF gene encoding 50S ribosomal protein L32, with product MAVQQHRASKTRKRLRRTHFKLEMPGMVRCSECGEYKLSHRVCPSCGTYKGRTVVSK from the coding sequence ATGGCTGTACAACAACATCGCGCCTCTAAGACTCGCAAAAGGCTGCGCCGTACGCATTTTAAGCTTGAAATGCCGGGAATGGTACGTTGCTCTGAATGTGGAGAATATAAGCTTTCTCATCGCGTTTGCCCAAGTTGCGGGACTTATAAAGGACGAACTGTCGTTTCAAAGTGA
- the fapR gene encoding transcription factor FapR: MKKSERRVALVRTVAEVPFATDEQLAERFGVSVATIRLDRQALNIPEVRERIRQVATTRRDEVRALEQQDVIGDIVELHLNRYAVSVLSVQSGHVFSRNEILRGHFLFAQVNSLAIALMDANIAVTARTDLKFHRPVYLGEQLRARVDVIAEHYGVVKCHAATESNHDTVLEGTIFVAVEPRGLVLPNSERRDGIEAGD, from the coding sequence CTGAAAAAATCAGAGCGCAGAGTAGCCTTGGTTCGCACGGTAGCGGAGGTTCCTTTTGCTACTGATGAACAGTTAGCTGAGCGCTTCGGGGTGAGTGTTGCGACGATTCGGTTAGACAGGCAAGCATTGAACATTCCAGAAGTCAGAGAGCGTATTCGCCAGGTAGCCACGACACGCCGGGACGAAGTTCGCGCGTTGGAGCAACAGGATGTAATTGGGGATATCGTCGAACTGCATCTGAACCGCTATGCTGTTTCTGTACTCTCGGTTCAGTCGGGTCACGTCTTTTCTCGAAACGAAATACTCCGTGGTCATTTCCTGTTTGCCCAGGTGAATTCTCTTGCGATAGCACTTATGGACGCAAATATTGCCGTCACGGCACGGACTGATTTGAAGTTCCATAGACCCGTATATCTTGGCGAGCAATTGCGCGCGCGCGTAGATGTGATTGCCGAGCATTATGGCGTCGTGAAGTGTCATGCGGCGACCGAGTCTAATCATGACACCGTATTAGAAGGTACAATTTTTGTTGCAGTGGAACCGAGGGGACTCGTTCTCCCGAATTCTGAGAGGAGAGATGGCATTGAAGCTGGCGATTGA
- the plsX gene encoding phosphate acyltransferase PlsX, whose amino-acid sequence MKLAIDVMGGDYSPQVPVESALALAGARQDVDWILFGNEAQIREYTANRPLSNVEIVHSSEEIEAGEEPVRAVRKKRLSSLVLAATAVRDGRADAMVSAGNTGALVAAGLLVLGRLTGIERPALAPVLPTFAGTGVLLLDAGATMDASVKNLIQYAHMGTTYSRYVLGVKEPRVGLLNVGTEPGKGNQLTKETFSLLQAETSNFVGNIEARDLLNGECDVVVCDGFVGNVVLKLVEGVGLGMFSTLKESLSEASFVSKIGGALLKPELRRFRDRFDYAEYGGAPFLGVGGGCIKAHGSSNHRAWQTALKQAIQFCEQDLLAKMKQEISVSAPSQSNNNEG is encoded by the coding sequence TTGAAGCTGGCGATTGATGTAATGGGGGGCGATTACTCACCTCAAGTGCCAGTAGAATCCGCTCTGGCTTTAGCGGGAGCACGACAAGATGTGGATTGGATATTGTTTGGTAATGAAGCACAAATTAGGGAATATACCGCAAACCGACCGCTTAGTAATGTGGAAATTGTCCATTCCTCAGAGGAAATTGAAGCTGGGGAAGAACCTGTGCGAGCGGTCCGGAAAAAACGGTTATCCTCACTCGTGTTGGCAGCCACAGCTGTTCGTGACGGTCGTGCCGATGCCATGGTTTCAGCAGGTAATACAGGGGCGCTGGTAGCCGCAGGTCTGCTGGTTCTAGGCAGACTGACAGGTATTGAAAGACCCGCCTTGGCTCCGGTGTTACCTACCTTCGCCGGAACGGGAGTACTGCTTCTTGATGCTGGCGCTACAATGGACGCTTCCGTTAAAAATCTGATTCAATATGCTCACATGGGGACGACCTATTCCCGGTACGTGCTCGGTGTCAAGGAACCGCGGGTGGGACTCCTTAACGTCGGGACAGAACCTGGAAAAGGCAATCAGCTGACAAAGGAGACATTTTCTTTGTTGCAGGCAGAAACATCAAACTTTGTGGGAAACATTGAAGCGAGAGACCTTTTGAACGGTGAATGCGATGTGGTTGTCTGCGATGGATTTGTGGGGAATGTCGTGCTGAAACTCGTTGAGGGCGTTGGTTTGGGTATGTTTTCGACGCTAAAAGAATCGCTGTCTGAGGCTAGTTTTGTCAGTAAAATCGGCGGTGCATTGCTCAAACCCGAGCTTCGTCGATTCAGAGACAGATTTGACTATGCAGAGTATGGAGGTGCACCTTTCCTTGGTGTTGGCGGCGGTTGCATCAAAGCTCATGGAAGCAGCAATCACAGGGCCTGGCAAACTGCTTTGAAACAGGCAATTCAGTTCTGTGAGCAGGACCTATTGGCAAAAATGAAGCAGGAAATATCTGTTTCTGCCCCGTCTCAATCAAACAACAATGAAGGCTAG
- a CDS encoding beta-ketoacyl-ACP synthase III, whose translation MSYHAGIVGTGSALPTRILTNADFEKMVDTNDEWIVSRTGIRERRIAEEGEATSDYATAACQNALDAAGVAAEDVDLVICATVTPDMMFPATACLIQDRLGATHAAAFDLSAACSGFMYGVTVGSGLIESGVYKNVLVVAGDLLSRITDYEDRSTCVLFGDGAGAVLLSRVEEGRGVLASDLGSDGSGAKYLLQPAGGSRMPASVESVEQRQHYLKMEGRETFKFAVKAMASSTERVLEQAGLTKQDIDVLVPHQANIRIIEAARTRFGLDEDKVVVTIHKYGNTSASSIPIALDEAVRSGRAKPGDVIVMVGFGGGLTWGALAVRL comes from the coding sequence ATGAGTTATCATGCAGGCATTGTAGGAACGGGATCGGCATTGCCGACGCGCATTTTAACAAATGCTGATTTTGAAAAGATGGTAGATACCAATGACGAGTGGATTGTTTCCAGAACAGGAATACGAGAACGAAGGATTGCAGAAGAGGGGGAGGCTACTTCAGACTATGCGACTGCGGCCTGCCAAAATGCTTTGGATGCCGCTGGAGTGGCAGCCGAGGATGTGGATTTGGTGATTTGCGCAACGGTCACGCCTGACATGATGTTTCCGGCTACGGCATGTTTGATTCAGGACCGTCTCGGCGCGACACATGCTGCAGCGTTTGACTTGTCAGCAGCGTGCAGCGGCTTCATGTATGGCGTAACTGTTGGCTCTGGATTGATTGAAAGCGGCGTGTACAAGAACGTGTTGGTTGTTGCTGGGGACCTTCTGTCGAGGATCACGGACTATGAAGACCGGTCAACGTGTGTTCTCTTCGGAGATGGTGCAGGAGCTGTCTTGTTGTCGCGGGTTGAGGAAGGTAGAGGTGTTTTGGCAAGTGACTTGGGCTCAGACGGGAGCGGAGCAAAATACCTGTTGCAACCCGCAGGCGGCTCGCGAATGCCGGCGTCGGTTGAATCCGTAGAACAGCGACAACACTATTTGAAAATGGAGGGCCGCGAAACCTTTAAATTCGCTGTCAAAGCCATGGCTTCATCCACAGAGCGCGTGCTTGAGCAAGCGGGTCTCACGAAGCAAGATATCGATGTGCTGGTACCTCATCAAGCTAATATCCGAATTATCGAAGCTGCGAGAACAAGGTTTGGGCTCGATGAAGACAAAGTGGTTGTCACGATTCACAAGTACGGAAACACTTCAGCGTCTTCGATTCCCATCGCACTTGACGAAGCAGTTCGTTCCGGGCGAGCAAAGCCTGGAGATGTTATAGTGATGGTAGGCTTTGGTGGAGGGCTTACTTGGGGTGCCCTGGCAGTCCGTTTGTGA